The stretch of DNA CCTACCCGAATATTGTTCGCTTCTCCCGTTAAAGATGCAGTGTATGGCGCTGTTTGCACGTTGTATTGTCGAGGATCTAAACCATCTGCACCGGCGATCGCTTCTAATAGTAGCGCGACATCTTGCACTGTTCGTGCCATCGGTCCTGTATGATCGAGGGTTAGCTCAATCGGAAAAATCCCCGTATAAGGTACTAATCCGTACGTTGGCTTTAAACCGACAATGCCACACCAACTCGCAGGAATTCTAATCGAACCTCCCTGATCGCCGCCGATTGCCATATCAACAACTCCACCCGCGACGAGTGCAGCACTACCACTCGAAGAACCACCAGCTGTGCGGCTTTCGTCATGTGGATTGCGGACAGCACCTGTATCCGAAGTAAAGCTACTACCGGAAAAACACAAACTTTCACAGACAGCTTTACCTGCAATTTCGCCGCCAGCATCTAATATCCGCGTCACAATTGTGGCGTCAACCTCTGGTACGTAACCTTCTAGCACGGCAGTACCATTCATCATTGGCACGCCAGCTACGCAAACATTATCTTTAATGGCGATCGCCTTCCCTGTTAATATTCCTGACGCAGCACCTTTAATAGAAGTCTTCCAGTACCATGCATTATATGGATTCTCGTGTGGTAGCGGTCGATAGCCTGGAGTACGAGGATATTTGACAGGTAATGTCGGCTCGGTTAGCTCGTCTAATCTACTGTACGACGCTAATGTGCCACTCATGAGTGATTGAAAAGAAGCAAGGTCGTCTGGTGTTAATTCAAGGTGGTATTGTTGAGAAATCCGATCTAGTTCGCCGAGTGTAGGTTTCTTCACGACCATCAGATCCTCCCGCAAAATTTTGTGAATGTCGATTTAACTACTTTTGTTCTTATTTCTTCAGGAATTTATTGCTGACACGCTGACGAAAATAGCAACACAAAAGTAATCTTCTGAAGTAAGAATTACTGATTTTCTTTGAAGATACTGTATATCTAAATACAGCATTTATGGCTTTGTAATAACTAATACGATGGAATAACTTTGTTAAAGTTACTATCAATAACAATGAAAAGCGCTTATTATTTTGAGGAATGAACAAGCTAGGATTATGGCTTATCTAAAAGTAAAACCTACACCAGTTACCGTTATTACAGGCTATTTGGGTGCTGGAAAAACTACGCTTTTAAATCGTATTCTTACTCATAAACATGGGAAAAAAGTAGCAGTAATTGTCAATGAATTTGGAGAAGTAGGTATTGACGCTCAGTTAGTTATCGATACGGATGAAGAAATTTTAGAGATGAACAATGGTTGCATCTGCTGTACAGTACGCGGCGACCTGATTCGGATTGTTAACAACTTGATGCAAAAACGAGAGAAATTTGACTACTTAGTCATTGAAACAACAGGATTAGCTGACCCTGCACCTGTAATTCAATCTTTTTTT from Chroococcidiopsis sp. TS-821 encodes:
- a CDS encoding amidase, coding for MVVKKPTLGELDRISQQYHLELTPDDLASFQSLMSGTLASYSRLDELTEPTLPVKYPRTPGYRPLPHENPYNAWYWKTSIKGAASGILTGKAIAIKDNVCVAGVPMMNGTAVLEGYVPEVDATIVTRILDAGGEIAGKAVCESLCFSGSSFTSDTGAVRNPHDESRTAGGSSSGSAALVAGGVVDMAIGGDQGGSIRIPASWCGIVGLKPTYGLVPYTGIFPIELTLDHTGPMARTVQDVALLLEAIAGADGLDPRQYNVQTAPYTASLTGEANNIRVGIVKEGFGIPGLSEADVDEIVMEAAYRLEKVGCKVSEISIPMHRDGLHIWTPIATEGATMLMVKGNSMGTNWKGHYTTSLLDVYARGWQSRADDLSETTKLVLLAGQYMQDKYHGRYYAKAQNLGRLLKNTYDAALQECDVLVMPTLPLKATKLPASDASREERIARALEMLPNTAPFDVTGHPALSINAGMSAGLPVGMMLVGRYWDETTVLRVAHAFEQLN